AAATGACCTTCCGCAACACCGGCGTGGCCATCACCGCCGGGGCCCAGTGCTCGCTGTATGTGGCGAAGGGAACCCAGTGGGCCTCCGTTACCAACCCCGGCTGGAAACAGGTAGGCGACGGCGCCATAGCCACCGATGCCAGCGGCCAGTGCCTGCCTTTCGTGGTGACAATAAAAAAGGACGCGCCCAAGTTCACCGACATACTCTTTGGAGTGGCCTTCAAGAGCGACACCCCCAGTTACAGCACCACCAGCTATTTTACCCAGAGGATCAGCGGCCTGAAGGTAGTCAAGACCTACGACTTCCAGAACATCCGGGTGGGCGGGACCACCTGGGACTGGCGGATAATGCCCAGCTCGGTGGCGGTATTGGCCGACACCGTGTTTTTGAGCAATGCCAACCTGGACCACTCATCCTGGTCTACCCGGGTTTACGCCGTCAAGAAGAACACCACCAACAACCCGTTGGTGGCCGGCGACACCATCCGCTCCATCAACAACCGGGGATCCGTCCAACAAAACGGCAGATACGGCGGCGGCATCGACATAGACAACAACGGGAAACTGTGGATATCCCTGGCCGACTCGGTGTTCAGGACCAACCGTTCAACTACCACGGAGGCGAATTTCAAGGCCCCCAACGTGGCCTGGGGCGGAACCCCCATGAAGCGCATCCGGGGCATATCCATGGGCCCCTCGGTAATAGATACGGTCGGGCCCGACCCCCTGCCCGGGGACTCCCTGTGGGCTTACTGGCAGAACTACGGCACCGGCGACTTTACCGGCGCCAATGCGAGGTGCGAATCGCTGATAGTAATGAGCAAACCGGCCTCGGGCACCGCGGTCAAGCGCTACGGCTACAGTTGGAATGACACCGCCTACGGCACCCCCGCCGAATATCCCTCGTGGTGGAACGGCCGGGCCGTCGCCTACGACGGCTCCAGCATCTGGACCACCTCGGTTTGGAAGAACTATTTAATCCGCCGGAATGCCGTCGACGCCAAAACCATCGAGGTAATGCCCGGGCCTTCCAGCTACGGCAACTACGGCACCTACGGCGCAGCCATAGAGGTTACCGACTCCTTGGGCGTGCCCTACGCCCCGGTGGGAACCGTGGCCTATGTCCGCGGTGCCGTCGGCACCAAGCACTACCTGTACTGCGGCTCCATGGACGAGGGCAAGATCTACAAAGTTGATGTGACGGATCTGGTGTTACCCACTCCTCCCGACAGCCAGAAGGTGACGGCCATTAGTTCCACCAGCAACAAGATCAAATGGTGGAAGGCCAATGTCGACGAGATGAAGGTAAGCCACTACTTTGTGTACCGCCAGGCCGACGGCGTCACCACCCCGCCGACGCAAGCGGATACGATAGGCAGAAGGCAGCACAGCTTCGGCGGCGGCGCGGCCGACAGCTTCGTCGACAACAACGCCAAGGGCGGCAAGGCCGCGTATACCTATAGCATAAAATCGGTAAACTACTACGGCCTGGGCACCTGGGGCGCCTCGGTCAAGTCCAGCCCGCTGGCGGTGGAGGTTACCAGCTTTGCCTCCTCGGTTTCCGGCTACAGCGTTACCCTGCAGTGGTCCTGGGCCTCGGCCTCGGCCTACCAGTGGAGGATCAAGCGCTCCGCCGACGACCAGAATTACGAGGTCAGAGCGGCCCTGGACGGGGCCGGCAGCAGCAACACCAGCGGCAGCCTGAGCTATACCGATCCGGTGGAGACCGAAGGCACCTACTATTACCAACTGTATGTCGTAGATACATACGACAACGAAAAACTTTCCGGCTCGCTGACAGTGACCGTGGGCAAGGTGCCGCTAAACTACGAGTTGTCGCAAAACTATCCCAATCCGATGGGCCGCGGCGCCACCACCGTCAAGTTCGCCTTAAAGAACCCGGGCAAGGTCAGCCTGGCGGTTTACAACGTGCTGGGCGAGCAGGTGCGGACCCTGGCCAACGATACCCGCAAGGCCGGGTTCTACAGCGTCAACTGGAACGGAACCGACGACAAAGGACGGCAGGTTTCCAACGGCATCTACTTCTACAAGCTGATCTCCGGAGAGTTCTCGTCCACCAAGAAGATGATGGTGCTAAAGTAATCGGCTAGCTTTTTTTACAAATCAAACCCCTCTCCAACTTGGAGAGGGGTTTGATGCAAGACCTCACCGCTTTGCAAGCCACTATATAAGCCTATCTCCCGCCTACGCTCTTGGCTTCCTCCTCCGTTGCCAACTATGGCGGACCACCGCCACAACCCATGGCCCCGCTGCAAGCCAGAGCCTCGCCTTTGGCGGGGCAAGCAAGTCGGCGGGCAGGCAGCGCAGGCTCCCTCGGTCCCTTGGAAAATAAATAAGTGGGTTTGGAACTAACAACCCAACTCAACCCTTTGGTTCCCTTCTCTGGCCCAGAGAAGGGACAGAGGGATGAGTTCGAGAATATACTTCACCGGTTGCTTCCTGAATGAATGGGACTATCATAGGCGGAGAATTTAACTTGTTAGTAGAGTTAGTTAGTTGCGAAGAACCATGGCCCAAAAAAGAAAAATCATCGGCGAGATAATGGTCTCCCTGGGTTACGTAACCTTGGAGCAAATAAACACGGCCCGCTGGCGGCAGATGCAGGGAACGGCCAAACGAATCGGAGAGTGCCTGGTGGAACTGGGGCACGCCACCCGCGACGAAGTGCGCCAGGCTTTGCAGGTACAGGAACTGGACCCGGCGGAGTAGCGCTGGATTACTAATATAGGATGCGCTTACGCCCCGGGGGCAAAATGCAACCTTTTGACAAAGGCTTCGGCAGGGCTTCGATAAGGCTTCGGCAAGGCTTCGATAAACTCAGCCCGGTGGCTCAGCCGGGCCGCTCAGGGCAAGAAATCAAAATGCAAAATGGAGGTGACTGAACAATGTTAAACTTAAAACAGTTAAAACCACAATACATTACAACCGACTCTGGCGAAAAAACAGCAGTTGTTCTGCCTATTTTAGAATTTCAAGAACTTCTTGA
The candidate division TA06 bacterium DNA segment above includes these coding regions:
- a CDS encoding immune inhibitor A, which encodes MKNITKWLVVLALVVLAVNAFAIPARPRPTTLTQPDGSKFTVLLKGDEHFSWAEDMDGYSIIQNKDGWWTFAGQENGLLVPTNLMVGRAACPYKPHLRPNAEAISKLPRNKHLQINVTDEQRDKWAKETLYGVGGTKEKPSKAPTGKKYCNVLLGNFSDSTFQIFSDKDPNPWTIFPKSIYQHMLTLIPGDADSLKPVVADSSKAPSMSNYYWECSYNKLWWGHYTWGDDQITGVDTIRASGKTWSGADGNTTGYMKAAADAANAAVDFRDPNDNAVQAGLIVVHPGPGEEESGRENDIWSASYSGLGWSLDGITVDKCIVCPQNGQLGVFAHEMFHQLGAPDLYDYGYSGEPWGEWTLMASGSWNGEPGGSQPSFPGGHLTYDINGDLGAVDGWLPAGASGKSDSISSAYLGDGEYTVACLDSVGEADRGNVTSGIRLWRIRNNAFRDSAQVFFVEVRNRTPPYEIGLPENGILITHIDTRMAGTAPNFNGGPPGKKYYYSWVENPGVNPNLNYAAGDSNFPRNPANAAYSADDVSSGGYIENAIDSLSVPNCKTNRGTGNGDGNGPWIYDVSREGPTMKFKVARTGKAAAVPVVGYVSSVVLDPVTANTANNNNSLFDPWETDSLKMTFRNTGVAITAGAQCSLYVAKGTQWASVTNPGWKQVGDGAIATDASGQCLPFVVTIKKDAPKFTDILFGVAFKSDTPSYSTTSYFTQRISGLKVVKTYDFQNIRVGGTTWDWRIMPSSVAVLADTVFLSNANLDHSSWSTRVYAVKKNTTNNPLVAGDTIRSINNRGSVQQNGRYGGGIDIDNNGKLWISLADSVFRTNRSTTTEANFKAPNVAWGGTPMKRIRGISMGPSVIDTVGPDPLPGDSLWAYWQNYGTGDFTGANARCESLIVMSKPASGTAVKRYGYSWNDTAYGTPAEYPSWWNGRAVAYDGSSIWTTSVWKNYLIRRNAVDAKTIEVMPGPSSYGNYGTYGAAIEVTDSLGVPYAPVGTVAYVRGAVGTKHYLYCGSMDEGKIYKVDVTDLVLPTPPDSQKVTAISSTSNKIKWWKANVDEMKVSHYFVYRQADGVTTPPTQADTIGRRQHSFGGGAADSFVDNNAKGGKAAYTYSIKSVNYYGLGTWGASVKSSPLAVEVTSFASSVSGYSVTLQWSWASASAYQWRIKRSADDQNYEVRAALDGAGSSNTSGSLSYTDPVETEGTYYYQLYVVDTYDNEKLSGSLTVTVGKVPLNYELSQNYPNPMGRGATTVKFALKNPGKVSLAVYNVLGEQVRTLANDTRKAGFYSVNWNGTDDKGRQVSNGIYFYKLISGEFSSTKKMMVLK